The sequence GAAGTGAAGTCCTCAGACCTGAGTTGAACTTCTGTCAATAGAGAGTCAGGCTCAGTCCCTCGGTGTTAATACCTGAGGAAGGGGAAAGCAAAGTGTTTTATAAATTCCCTGCAGGACTGGAACAAATTTCAAGGTTAAAAAAGTAATAGACATCCCACCTGAGGTCAAGGTCACACACCTCTGGATCATCACAGGTACCATTCTAGGGAGTATGGGCTCACAGAGGTGTCTATTGTTCTTCTATGCCTCAGCTtctccttctgtaaaatggaggcagCATCTGCCTCTCCTAACTCATGGGGGCAAAGTGAAGAGCAAAACAGGCAAGCTGTGATGAGCTTGTAAATGATTGTTCTTACCCAGTGTGAACGATTAACCTCCCCTTAGAGAGGGCCATCACTGGAAAACAAGctcatggttaccaggggataagAAGGTTAGGGGGATAAAACTGAGGGATTGGGACTGACAGGTACACACTAACCTActgtaggagaaggaaatggcaatccactccagtattcttgcctggagaatccccatgaacagagaagcctggtgggctacagtccttggggtcgcaaagagcatacaggactaagcgactaacacgcacgcacgtgcacacacacacacacacataacagaagaaaatgaaaataaagacttaaaaaaaaagaaacctactgtctagcacagggaactctattcgaCACCGGGTAATAGCCTGTACggaaaagaaccttaaaaaagagtggatacacacctatgtataactgattcactttgctgcacacttgaaactcacacagcattgtaaaccaattgtgtgcacatgtgtgtgtgcacatgtgtgtatgcacGCACACTTGCTAAATGGTGTcggactcttgcaacctcatggactgtagcccaccaggctcctctgtccatgggattctccaggcaagaatactggagtgggttgccatttccttttccagatcttGCCCCCCAGCTATCtaaccaggtctcctgcctgcctctcctgcactggcaggcagatctttccactgagccacctgggaagccccatcaatcaactgtactccaataaaaattttaaaatagagaggGTCATTACGGTTCCCTTTTTGCTTTGAAATGTAACGTATCTGTGCTCTTCGCAAAGACTCCAGGAAAGGCAGAAATGGTTAAGATGAAATGGACCACTTAATTCAACCGGCAGAAAGAGTCTGGTTGATGGGCTGCATTGGCATCGAAACAGATGAGAGTCCTGACAGCAGCGCTGGGAAGACAGCGTGATCACCATCGGGCTGAGGCTGGGTGCCCAGGACTGCTCCTCTCGGGGCGCCCCCACAGGTCCCCAGCACTCACCTCCCTGAAAATGCAGCCCTAGGTCCTGTCCCGTCGTCTGGACAGGGACAGCAGTGACAAGGGACAGGGGTCAGAAGGCTTGCAGAACCCTCGGGCTATTTCCAGCTGAGAGGAGGTATACTGTAAATTGTCCTTTTTAGGGAAGAGGGATGGTAGAACCTGGGAGTATAAGCCCCAAGGACTTGGGGGTGGTGGACACAGAAGGCtgtcaaagtttttttaaataaagcgcCTCCACCAGCCGACTAGAGCGGCCAGCCATCAGTTACCCGCACTGGCGCCTCCTGGGTACCTCCCCGGGTCGGGAAAAGGCAGGGGCCAGAGCGCCGCGGGCGCAGGACGAGTGTCCGCCGAgcgggccccggccccggccggaGCCCCTGACCTGTCGGCGGGACAGGGCGGCAGGGCGCGGCGGGGTGGCCATCCGGGCCGGGCGCGCACGTGGTGCGGGGCAGGCGGGTTCCTCCCCTCTGAAGTCATGGACTTGGCTCACAGCACCGTGGCCAGCGCGCCAATGTGGCTTCGGCCAAAAAGgcggaaaaaaaagaaaaggcgcACAATGTGTTTCTTGTTAGAGACTCGCAAGCGGGGCCTCGAGTTTTGCTTTGGGGGCCGTATTATATTAAGATACAGCCTGATTCCGGACAAGCCCGCCCCTGTCGCTGGCTGGAGAAGGTTACCGCGGTTTCCCACGGACGCCGGCGGGCAGCCCGGCGACCGGGGCGCTGCGTGCCGCGAGGGGGGCGCACGGTGGGCGGCGGTCCGGGGTCAGAGCGATGACCCGGGCTCCCCGCGGGGGCCGGACCCCCGCAACGCGCGCCTCTGGGCGGCGCAGACTCGGCGACGCCAGCCCCGCGCCCGCCAGCGCGCGGGCGGCCGAGGGTTGTTTTCCAAGCTCTTATCTCTCGCtcaagttaattttcttttttaatttggtgaCCGGAACAAAAGTCACAGGAAAATCCTTTGTGAAAGCCAAACGCGGCCACAAATCGGGGCACTTCACAGCGTTTGTAACTAAATATTTGCCGTGCTGGTAGTTAAATCGGCCCCTCCGCCAAACTTTCCAAACTTTGCTTTCTTTGAACGGGGCTGAAAGGTGATCTCCCTACAAGGAGATCAGACGGTTGAAGGCAATTGGATTTAGCACGCCGTTTTTCCTGGTGCTCTTGAGATCTCTGGGCAAACAGGACCGCGCGCGAATCCTAGAAGGAATTagggccggggtgggggcggcGCGGGGGAGGGATGCCCGCTAAGCCACGGTAGTAGCTGAAGCGCTTTGTTAATGCAATTTATTAGCTGTGAGCGACGAGAAATAAGAGGTTAGGCAGGTCTTCAAAACTAcccaaagggagaaaaataaacatcccCTTGTTTGCTTTTTGTGGTTTGGTTCATTTTCTTCCCCTCTCGTTGCCCCTCATCTAAGGCTGTTTTAAACCCAAATTCGGTTATCTGGTTTCAGAGTAAGGGTTCCCTCTTGCCAAGGTATTAAATAAACAAGCAAAGCAAAAACTTGAATCCTTATGTAACCCAGATGCTGTTTCCTCGAAAACCACAACAAACTTTGCTTAAAACAGATAACTGGATCGGCGGGAACAGTCGtgtgtccccaccccacccccacccccagggtccGCCGAGGACAGCCGTGTTCAGGACCTCCTCTCCAGGGCAGACGATAAATAATTGCTGCTAACACTCTAAGCCGCGGATGCGCACCCCGAGGGATCCGGATACCATAAACTGTCCGGGAATGTTGGCATCTGGTTCTTAAAATGGAACTTTCCCTAGAGATAAAGCCAGGACCGAGGCGGCGTCTGCGTCCTCAGGCCCACTTGGAACTTTTCTGGTCTCTTGATGTTCGCAGCTGAAAGCGCAGCTCTGGAAAGAGGCGACGTCTGCCCGGCTTTGTAGTGGTAATGAGGACGCAGACGCGGGTCGGCGGCGCGCAGAGGCTGGGAGCCGCGAGACCCGGCTGCCCAAACTCCAGCCTCCCGGAGGGCGAGGGGAGGAGGCCGTTTAGGGCAACTTCCCAAGGTTCCGAGGAGGGGcagtatgggggggggggggcgggaaggaGGGGGCCCTGCAAAGGTATTTTGGGGAGTCCAGAATCAAAGTCCTCTTCTCGAGGATCCCAAGGAATAAATCACTCTCGCCCTCCACGGAGACACTTTCTCCCCATCGGCCCTCCCCTCGCGCCGGCCCCACCCTGGGCGCCTCGgttgcaaaaacaaaataaaataaagcaaaaccttTTGCTTTGGCAACCTCTAAGCCACATGACGCCTCCTCTGCACAAGGaagatttctttcttctccctctcctggcttttcgtgtgtgtgtgtgtttttgtttttgttttcttctctcccaaccagccccccttttcttttcttctcggTCCTCCTTCCTTGCCCCAAATCGCTGGAAACTTAAGACGCGCGGCGGCTGCAGGTGCGCGCGGGCcgggcggcggggccggggcgcgcCGGGGCCGGCCGGGCCTCACAGGCATTGATCAGCTGGGCGCGCGCGCTGAGTGACGGCGCGGTTGCCATGGCAGCCGCCTGAGCGGCGCCGCGAGGACAAGGCGGCCGGGCGGCGTGAATGGGCGGCGTCACGCGCCTGGCGCCAGAGAGTCTGCTCCCGGGctccggccccggccccgccgcgGCCCGGcccgcgcgccgccgccgccgccgccgcgcatTCATCACCTGTCAGGGCTCACTCGGGGGGTCACGGGCGGGATGGACGCAGCTGGGAGAACAAAACCGGGGGGAAGAGAGGCAAGCGCTCCCCAGCGCGCCAGATGTGCCAGGAGGACCTTGAGACCCCCCCTCCtccgcaccccaccccacccccgccttccCGCAGGCTCCTCCCGCCCCCAGTTGCATCacgcggggcggggggtggggggaggaattgCAAAGGCTGTCCGGCCAGCCTGGCGCGCCCGGCCCGGAGCTGCTTCTCATTACCGCGAGGGGCCAGTCGCCCTGGGAGCCGGCGACCGGGCCCAGATTGGAGACCGAGGGAGTGAAGCCCTAGAACCAGGTTAGGCGACCTTCTCGGGCCGGCGTGTGACTTTAAGTAGAGAGGTGGGGGGGCATGCATCtccaccctcccccccccaccggAAACCATTCACACCTTCCCACCACCCACGGATCTAGCAGATCCAGGGCCCATCTGCAGCTTTAGAGGCCTCAAATTCAAGCCCACGGAGACGCCaatggacagattttttttttgtaacccaCCTCGAAAATGCTCCAACACCGTTTTCCCGATGAAAACAATTTTAGAGGTAATGTCGTATTGGGCTTGCTGAGACAACGTACTAGGAACTCaagcctttaaaaaagaaaaatcatgaacTTAGCCTCATAGTCCCCTTAAGTTGACCTTTAAATTAATATAGAACTGGTTGGCCTGCCAGTCGAATCGAATTCCACTCATCCAGGCTGAGTGGACTCTGACATGGCCGATAGAGGAAGAAACACCAGAAAACTTTAACCATATTTAGCAACTTTACTGCATCAGGGTACACAGATGAGCCTGGGAGAAGGCAGTGCCTTAATCAACTTTACGAGTGTGTAAAGTAATCCCGCACAACGCTCATTAGGAAGCAGCCCGGAGCCCGGCTGGAGGGATAATGAGGCTGGCACGGATGTTAACATACGGTGTCCTTGGAAAAAGCTAGGAATGCGTCAGTATCTCAGAGCTGCAATGTCCAAGAATCACAAGTAATAATTTGAGAATCCCAAAGATGTTTGTTTACATTGGCTATTATTGTAAAATAGTCAAAGTATAACATCATGAACCAAAATAGTGTCAAAACAAAATCTGTTCCACTGTGGCACGTATGtgacagaaacacatgcacacaaagtACATCAAAAGGTTCGAACTGTGGGGGCTCGGGGATGAAATCATTTCCAGACTTAAtatcagaggagaggtggggacTCCACTGCTGTTCGCAAAGAAGTCGCAGACAGCATTTGCTGGGCAGGCCCTGAGCAGATGTCCCTGCTGGTCAGGAAACCATCAGCTCCATCCTCCCACCTGAGATGGCTGGATTTTTGGAAGGTGATATCTACCCTAGCGCCACCAACTTTTCCTCCCTTGAGAGCAGCTGTAGTGCAGGCACATGGCTGTAGCTGGTGTCCAGGACCAGACCGGCTGGCCCACCAGCTGAGGAATTAATCATTAGTTGAAAGAAaatacactgtttccccattattAAGCTTTACTTTTTCTCCAGTTCtgccctctttctccttcttaaaGGCCGAGGAGATGCAGATTGagataaaaaagtaaacaagatACTTAAAAATAGAATGCTTTTTCAGACCTTCTAGTTTATTGTATTCtagaaaaatgattttcaaaacacACAAGTAATTTACTGTAGTCTTCCCTTAAGCTAGAATTACGTGTAAATTCACTGAAAAGGATTTGAGTAAATAACTGCAAACCGTTTTGTATTTAGACCTCAGGAATGAGTTCTTAAAAGatttatagaaagaaaacaaaaggtggGGGCGGGAGACACAACCTGAAGCTGCCTCCAGTACTAGTGCTGAGAAGATTCCCAACCTGGtacctgattttctttttaacagtgTGAAGATAGTGACCGTGGCTGGGGCCACCTACCtgtacaaaactttaaaaatacagcaGGCGCTGAAATGTGACACCAGAAATCACTCTGTGCATAGCTAGTCACTTTCCTTTGCCACCTACACTGCAGAGCGGACCGGCAGCCTCTCAAGGGTAGTGTATGTAAATACAGCTTCAATATGCAAATACTCCTAATGATTTCCGATTGATAGCTTTACTACAATAGCTCTTCCCAGTGCTAGAGAGGTAACCCAGGAAGGGTCCCGCGTCTCGAGCTCCTTAGCGATCAGCACGGTTATTCAGTAAGTACTCATTTCACAGAGTTTACAATACTGCCTCCTGCGTTGCTCCGGGTTGCACGATCCCACACTTAGACCTGTCGTTGAAATGCGCGCGCGTGGgtgttttggggtttgtttttgtttttacaaagctTTTCCTGATCTTAAGAGGCCGATCTCACTCTACAAACAGCTGTTGTCGATGGCAAACTTATTTGCGTTTTCCCCTTTTTCGGAAATGCTTTCTATAACGTCTTGATGACTTTCCGGGAGGCGCGGGGAACCGTGGTGGCTTTCCCCCTCTGCCGTGCAGACTCCGCCGGTGGTGCTGTGATATTAGTGATGCTGATGAAAGCTTGGGGGTGTAGCAGCCTCCATCGGGGGGCACCTTTAGGAAGAGGGTCCCGCCTAGTGATCGGGATTGGAATTGGGGTGCACGCTTACGTTCCCGGGGTGTCCCCGCCCCCACCGCGTCCGCGTCCCCCTGCTCCCGGTGCTCGGCCTTCAAccggcccctgcccacccccaagtCCCCCTGGGCCCCGCGCTCACTGTACTCTATTTACCACCGCAGCTGGTCTGGCGCCCGTCCCGCCCACCCCCACGGCGATTGGCTGCGAACGCGGAAGGACCGAGCGCTCCCCTCGCGCCTGCTCCTGCCAATGGGCGCGCCCGCCTGGCCTGATGGACGCGCCGCCTTCCACCAATGGGAGCTCGGGGAAGCCAGGTCGTGTGGCCCCGGCGAGCGCGTATAAAAGCCGCCGGGCCGGGCTCCCCGCTTCATTCTGAGCCGAGCGCGGTGCCGAGCGCAGCGAGCTCTgtaggcggcggcggcagcggcggcctGAGCTTCGGGGCAACCCGCTTCCCTCCTCCCAATCGCTTCGCTTCCCTTCCCCGCGGTCAGTATGAAAGCCTTCAGTCCAGTGAGGTCCGTTAGGAAAAACAGCCTTTCGGACCACGGCCTGGGCATCTCCCGGAGCAAAACCCCGGTGGACGACCCGATGAGCCTGCTGTACAACATGAACGACTGCTACTCCAAGCTCAAGGAGCTGGTGCCCAGCATCCCGCAAAATAAGAAGGTGAGCAAGATGGAAATCCTGCAGCATGTCATCGACTACATCTTGGACTTGCAGATCGCGCTGGATTCGCACCCCACCATCGTCAGCCTGCACCACCAGCGACCCGGACAGAGCCAGGCGTCCAGGACGCCGCTCACCACCCTCAACACCGACATCAGCATCCTGTCCTTGCAGGTAAGACCCGCTCCCCCCAGCGATGCTCTGGGAGAGCCGTTGTCAGGCGGCGGGCCCTAGTCGCGGACTTACAGATGGGCTAATAACTTTATCATCACTATCCCCGttactgtcatttaaaaaaaaaaatctgctgtgGAAGGAGTCGTGTTCGTGAAATTGTTAAGTTATGACATGTTAATGCCTCAGAGTCTGAATTCAGCATAAACGTGGGTTATTGGAACTTGCTgttcaaaataaaactattttttttaaaggttctttCTCCTTAAGGTTGTCTAACGTCTCGTGCCTTTCTCTCGCAGGCTTCTGAATTCCCTTCTGAGTTAATGTCAAATGACAGCAAAGCGCTCTGTGGCTGAATAAATGGTGAGTGTCTGCTTCTGTCCCCCGCTGATGAACTGGCGCTTggagtgtgtgtgcgcgcgcgtgggTACTTGCGTGTCTGTAAAATTTGGGGGGTTGGTAAGTGAACGTGTACTTCGTTGTGTTGCATGCAGTACATTGTTTACACGTACTAGACATGAAGGGCCATGTAATTCTGTTACTCAAAATCCCAGAacgtttttctttaaaaaaaaaaaaaatcaatgcctgTAACTTACTCCCAAGGTGGTGAAGGAGAATACGTACTGGCTTCTTGTGCGCCTGTAACATGCCCCGGCTGTTTTCTGCTATTGCTCTGGTACTATGAAGTACTAACCTCCATATAATTAATCTTATCACCGCAAATTCCATAGGGTTCCTCCTTCCCCAAAACTCCAGCCCCCTGGGATTCGGCTAGCTGAGCATTGCTACCCTGTGTCTCAGACCCTGTGATGTGGGATTCCGACTTCCCTATCTGTTAACTAAAGGGCTGTTTTCAATCAAATAATTGTTACAAGAAGCAGACTGGCGCCTGTAAGCACTGCCGTTGGAGATCCAAATAGGAGATTGCGTTGGGAAGTTTTCCCCTGAGCCTCTgctattttaatgtttaatttgcGCTGTCCAGGCCGAGTGTGTGAGCTGCATCTGGACGCCAGGGTTTGCCCAATGTTTGAGTGTTTGGTTAAATGTTCAAACTGCGGCTTCCTCCAGGCGCCAGTCTGCCTGCCTCTGCCCTTAGGTTAAAACCTCCTAAACAGTCCTTTCTCTCCCGATCTCTTGCAGGtgttcatgacttttttttttcccctttgcacaacaacaacaacaacaaatccacaGGCTCTTTTAAGGCGCTGAACTTATTTTTCAACCATTTCACAAGGAGGACAACAAGTCAAatggacctttaaaaaaaaaatggaaggaaaacttAAGAATGATCAACTTCCCCAGGGTGTTTTCTGACCTGGACTGTGATATTAGTTATTTatgaaaaagacttttaaatgCCCTTTCTGCAGTTGGAAGGTTTTCTTTATATACTATTCCCACCATGGGGAGCGAAAACGTTAAAATCACAAGGAATTGCCCAATTTAAGCAGACTTTGCCTTTTTTCAAAGGTGGAGCGTGAATACCAGAAGGATCCAGTATTCAGTTACTTAAATGAAGTCTTTTGGTCAGAAGTTACCTTTTTGACGCAAGCCTACTGAAtgctgtgtatatatttatatataaatatatatatattgagtgAAACCTTGTGAACTCTTTAATTAGAGTTTTCTTGTATAGTGGCAGAAATGTACATTTCTGCATATAAAGTGTAATGATGTACTTATTCATGCTAAACTTTTTATAAAAGTTTAGTTGTAAACTTAACCCTTTTATACAAAATAAATCAAGTGTGTTTATTGAATGGTGATTGCCTGCTTTATTTCAGAGGACCAgtgctttgatttttattatgCTATGTTATAACTGAACCCAAATACAAGTTCAAATTTATGTAGACTGTATAAGATTATAATAAAACATGTCTGAAGTCAATGCCTGAATTCTGAATGATTTTTAAGATTCTGTCTCTATCTCGCCATTTTATTTAATCCCTCCTCCTTCATCGCTTCTACCACCCCTAAGTCTTGGAATCTGCAGTGCGGAGAAGGCCCTTATCAAATAGATGTGTAGTCAGGGCTAGCACTCTGGGGCAAAGGGCTGTTGCTGCTTTTCAGGGGAGCTGATCATGCTGGGGAATCTGTAAACCCAGAAGTTTCTCTTAGTCTGTCAAGGAAAAAGTACTTCTGTGCCTTAGGGTGGGGTTTCCAACCCAAGAGTTACTGTGGTGGGGACTCCTAGCACTTTAGATGACCGTTCAAATAAATGACGACTTGCCTGAGTGGATAAGACACTTCTGCAGCAGATGAAACTGCTGttaatcaggaaagaaaagaatctacagaatttCCGAACCTGATTTTAAGATTTAGAggggggacaaaaaaaaaaaaaaccctccatgcTACTGGTTGCTCCTAAGGCCCCTTTGCCCTGGGGATGAAGCTGTAACATGGCCGCGAGCTCCCTCCTGCACCTGTAGCTCACCCAGCCTGGGGAGGAGGCTTGGGCCCTGCCCGGGCTCCGAGACAGGTTtctgtttaaatctttaaatCGCCCTTCATCCTTGGCTGCGCTTGGACTGcgcagggaaggagagagagagaaccacagGGAAGGATCTGAGTGCTGCGTCCACCGCATCCCTCACGTGGCAACGTTGGGACCTGGCTTTAAAATGCAGAGCTAGTGTAGGTACGTGTTTACAATTCATCTCTATCCCCGTATATTGATACTATCTTCTCATGTTGGAAGACACTTCCGCCGGGGCGTGTGgcttgagggtgggggtgggatgctCGGAAGGCCGGTTCGGGGTGGAAGGGACCTGGAGAAGGAGCTGGGAGGATGGGCCGGTGAGGATGGGGCGCGGGGCTGGGGGTGGTCTCACCTGGGGCCACCGTCTCAGGCCCAGCCAAACAGGTGTTCGGGTGGCGCCGGCGAGTCTGCCCCGGGCGACTGCGGCGTTTCCGGGCCCGACACGAAATCCATCGCGGCCAgagcgcggggcgggggcggggcccccGGCAGTCCCAGCTTCGCCGGACTCCTGCACCCGTCCAGGGcgggggggttggggtgggcgtgCAGCCGCCCGGGTCAGCTCTGCTCCTCACCCGCGCTCTGCGCATCGTCCCCGCCCCCGGACCGCATCCTCGTCCGCAGGTGGGCAGGTCCTTGGATCCGGGGGCCGTCGCCGTTGTCGTGGATCCTCACAGCCCCGGGCTCCGGTGGCGGGCCCCTTGCGGAGCCGGTCATCCCCACCGTGGCCGCCTTTCAGGACTGGACCCGGCTGTCGGTCCACCCGTCCTCTGCCCCTCCAGCGCCCGGCACGACGGGCCACCCCGCGTGAGGCTGCACCCGGGAGCGGCGAGGGGGGGAAGCGCCAGGCCAGGTTGCTGCTCACCCGCGTCCTTTCCTTCTGGGGGGCCGAGTAGCGCAGACCCCAGGTTCGGTACCCCGCCCGCGGTCGGCTCGGACCGAGACCGTGTCTGACCCGGACGGAGGGGTCCCCCGCGCGAGGACTCCCTGGTCTTGCGGGGGAAGCGTGTGGTGGGCCGGGCCCGCACCGTCGGTAGGAGTTGCGGGCCGTTCGCGCCTTTCGATCGACGACCTAAGGGAGCAGCCGCGTCCGGGAAACGGGCGCCCTTCCGAGGGGACTTGGGGCGCCGGAGCCCGGCGGGCCTTTCCGGGTCCGGCCGGTGGAGGCCGGGCGCCACCTGCTGGCCACCGCGAGGAGGGCAGTTCGCGAGCGGTGGCTCCTCTCGGGCAAGGGGTTTTGAGGCTTAGATGCGGAGTTAGCATCAGGGAGATGTAGCCTTTTGAAAATGAAGGATGGTGTCCTGCAAGCTTACTTCTTTAGCACATGTACAGTGGTTTCCACATGCGACTCATTTCATCTTTACTACTTCATAATTTGGATAAGATCCCTTTTGCAAACTAGTATCTACCACCAACTCGacaccaggatttttttttaaagtatcagatGTGATCCTTGGCCTCAAGTAGATGATAAGGGGATTGTGGAGAAAAATGAATTGTGAAGTCCAACGAAAGCCCGAACATTCTCCCTTCTCTTACCTTAAGCTTCtgtttaactgatttttttttttttcctttctttctgaattatttaaGCACTTTAGCCAGAATCTTCAATGCTGTGTTAAAGGAATAGGGCTAAGTGGAAGTGGGTATTCTGTCATATCCTGGCCCTTGGAGCACAGGTCACCCTCCATCCCTTATGGATGACCTGGCTCTATGTTGTAATACATAATCTTTATCCATTTTAGGAAGAACCCTTCCATTGTTATGGATTTCTTGagaattttaaatcataatttggGGGTTGAATTTGGTAAAAATACTTTTACcatatttattgatattatttCTCTAGTACATGATACCGATTTTTCTGATGCAAACTACCCTTTCATTTCTGCAATTAATCTTACCTGAACATGTATTGTTCTTTTTATAGACACTATTGCATTCTAACAGCCAATATTTTGCTTGGAATTTTTGAGAATGAAATAGAGCTGTGGTATCTTGTGCAGACCTTATCTAATTTTGGAATCAAGGTCACACTAACCTCAAACAATAAATGTCAGTTTACATTTACTCTTAGTCCTCAAAGCCATGGATAAATCCTCAGAGGTTGGCAGACATAAATCCTCCATCCTGTGGAAACTGGGTTCAGAGAGGTGACTTGAGTGAGGTAGGACACACAGCTGTTCGCAGACAGGGTGACTTGGCCCCGTGTCCTACTGGAGTGGAGAAGGGGCTTctaaatttaaaaggaaacagcATTCTTGTCCATAAAAAGTTGTACCATggagcttttctttaaaaaaatatttcagtgttaATTATTTATGGGGCTTGCTCTCCAGTGTGGGCACGCGGCTCCAGGACCACTTGGGGAGTCAGTAGCCTGACTCAccacccaccctccccttctgtcCTGGTGGGAAGGCGCCTCCAGGCTCTGAGTGTCTTTGTTCTGGTTGATGACGCTGCCGAGACTTTGGATGTCTTTCCAGTTCATCATAAAGATCATCTGAGACAGAGGCCGTGAGATGGGTTGAGAAGCTCAGGGGCAGGTACTGAGTTCAGTGCCAACCGCGAATACAGGCACTCTGAGTGGcaccagcccaaggtcacaagaaAGCCTTCACAGGGAAGGCTGCAGAGGACACGTGCAGACAGAGCTGAAGCGGAGTAGGGGCAGGAGGGGCGTGCCCACCACTGGGCCCTCCTGGCTGGGAGTGCCGGACTCGGCAACGTAGGGGCACTGGCCCGATAGGGATGGGGGTCAAGGTTTGGAAACCATGTGGGAGCAGGACACTGCAGCTGAGACCACTATGCAGAACCCTTGAAGGCCCCCAATCTCAGCTGAAGTATAGactaaaaaaatatattgctCACTAGATCATAAGAAAGTCCATCTGTCAGCCTGAGCTCAGGCTGGGAAAGAAATAGCTCCCTTGAAAATTCATATCAGTAGATCTGCCCTCATGAGGAAT is a genomic window of Muntiacus reevesi chromosome 3, mMunRee1.1, whole genome shotgun sequence containing:
- the ID2 gene encoding DNA-binding protein inhibitor ID-2 — its product is MKAFSPVRSVRKNSLSDHGLGISRSKTPVDDPMSLLYNMNDCYSKLKELVPSIPQNKKVSKMEILQHVIDYILDLQIALDSHPTIVSLHHQRPGQSQASRTPLTTLNTDISILSLQASEFPSELMSNDSKALCG